The following proteins are encoded in a genomic region of Glycine max cultivar Williams 82 chromosome 18, Glycine_max_v4.0, whole genome shotgun sequence:
- the LOC100777406 gene encoding protein-tyrosine-phosphatase MKP1 isoform X1 produces MVGNDDAGHLSASRKMFWRSASWSSSRTAAGNASSGETEKGFADSGAADGTHGQNRRFGPPPLTPRSQQNCKARSCLPPLQPLSIARRSLDEWPKAGSDDIGEWPQPPTTPGGRGNGSNGERLKLDLSSIQHNNPDHSRSNNGNGLVKRDKIAFFDKECSKVADHVYLGGDAVARDRDILKHNGITHVLNCVGFVCPEYFKADFVYRTLWLQDSPSEDITSILYDVFDYFEDVREQGGRVFVHCCQGVSRSTSLVIAYLMWREGQSFDDAFQFVKAARGIADPNMGFACQLLQCQKRVHAVPLSPSSLLRMYRIAPHSPYDPLHLVPKMLVDPSLAALDSRGAFIVHIPSAIYVWVGKNCEATMERDARGAVGQIVRYEKVQGPIVMIKEGEEPVYFWDAFSDFLPLMDKSGKSGSRIEDGKLFVLPGKRRVDAYNVDYEVFTKAITGGFVPPFGSSGEHETHLPARESSWSVRRKVSHGNMKEVVSVPHGNMKEVVSVPRLSFPRVYSDSMLCLRTSANAILSPSSSLSSSSSSISSSSSPSFVSPDSITSDSSIHSKFLLEVSPDSSSLSNFSSLSITSNSTSHNFSSLSITSNSTSQPVSHSTDILGVKLSHPLFQSASLPLKKPSTSLAERRGSLSKILMLPLMNDKTQVTDKSTTSHASQESDILVNDNVSYQQQSDSKDYFCGSNNHAKDGGVNSIQKCEPSIADSMHLKESSLSQSTTLKGTNDSGLLQYNVAQTSVYHWPSIEKIETFGASHLDSKSAFVIFSPSMHVHAGNILYIWVGRSFSCDASQVHLDIDKQSDVGAVDWNQIGCDLLARFSLPKNSVIKVVKENEEPSEFLALLSSL; encoded by the exons ATGGTGGGGAACGATGACGCGGGCCACCTCTCCGCCTCCCGGAAGATGTTCTGGCGGTCGGCGTCGTGGTCCTCCTCGCGAACCGCCGCCGGAAACGCCTCTTCCGGCGAGACGGAGAAGGGTTTCGCCGATTCCGGTGCCGCTGACGGTACTCACGGCCAGAACCGGCGGTTTGGTCCGCCGCCGCTGACGCCTCGGTCGCAGCAGAATTGCAAGGCGCGGTCGTGCCTGCCACCGCTGCAGCCGCTCTCCATCGCCCGGCGGAGCCTCGACGAGTGGCCGAAGGCGGGCTCCGACGACATCGGTGAGTGGCCGCAGCCGCCTACCACCCCCGGCGGGAGAGGTAATGGTAGCAATGGTGAAAGGTTGAAACTTGATTTGTCTTCCATTCAGCATAACAACCCTGATCATAGTAGGAGTAACAATGGGAATGGGCTTGTGAAGAGGGATAAGATTGCATTTTTTGATAAAGAGTGTTCAAAAGTTGCTGATCATGTGTACCTTGGTGGTGATGCTGTTGCCAGGGATAGGGACATCTTGAAGCATAATGGGATAACTCATGTCTTGAATTGTGTGGGGTTTGTGTGTCCTGAGTACTTTAAGGCTGATTTTGTTTATAGGACTTTGTGGCTGCAGGATAGTCCATCTGAGGATATTACTAGTATTTTGTATGATGTGTTTGACTATTTTGAGGATGTCAGGGAGCAAGGTGGGAGGGTGTTTGTGCACTGTTGTCAAGGGGTGTCTAGGTCTACCTCCTTGGTCATTGCTTACCTTATGTGGAGGGAAGGGcagagttttgatgatgcttTTCAGTTTGTGAAGGCGGCGAGAGGGATTGCTGATCCAAATATGGGGTTTGCTTGCCAGCTGTTGCAGTGCCAGAAGAGGGTTCATGCTGTCCCTCTTAGCCCTAGCTCTTTGCTGAGGATGTATAGAATTGCTCCCCATTCGCCGTATGATCCTTTGCATCTTGTTCCAAAAATGTTGGTGGATCCTTCATTAGCTGCATTGGACTCCAGAGGTGCGTTTATCGTGCACATTCCTTCAGCAATATATGTTTGGGTGGGTAAGAACTGTGAGGCCACCATGGAGAGGGACGCCAGAGGGGCTGTTGGCCAGATTGTCCGGTATGAGAAGGTACAAGGGCCTATTGTGATGATTAAGGAAGGTGAGGAGCCTGTTTACTTTTGGGATGCTTTTTCAGATTTTCTGCCCTTAATGGACAAATCTGGCAAATCTGGCAGTAGGATAGAAGATGGAAAACTATTTGTTTTGCCTGGTAAGAGGAGAGTAGATGCATACAATGTTGATTacgaagttttcacaaaagcaATCACGGGAGGCTTCGTGCCTCCATTTGGTTCATCTGGTGAACATGAAACCCATTTGCCTGCAAGGGAGAGTAGTTGGAGTGTAAGGCGTAAAGTTTCCCATGGTAACATGAAAGAGGTTGTTTCGGTCCCTCATGGTAACATGAAAGAGGTTGTTTCGGTCCCTCGGCTATCGTTTCCAAGGGTTTATTCGGATTCCATGTTGTGTCTTCGTACATCAGCAAATGCAATTTTGTCTCCATCCTCATCCCTGTCGTCATCTTCATCATCtatatcatcatcatcctcaCCGTCTTTTGTTTCTCCAGATTCCATTACTTCTGATTCTAGCATTCATTCAAAGTTTTTGTTAGAAGTGTCCCCAGACTCTTCATCTCTGTCTAATTTTTCTAGTTTGTCAATCACATCAAATTCTACTTCTCATAATTTTTCTAGTTTGTCCATCACATCAAATTCTACTTCTCAACCAGTGTCTCACAGTACAGATATCCTTGGTGTCAAGTTATCACATCCCTTGTTTCAGTCAGCCTCTTTACCATTGAAGAAACCATCAACTTCCCTTGCTGAACGCAGAGGTAGCTTGTCAAAAATTCTGATGTTGCCGCTAATGAATGATAAGACACAAGTAACAGATAAATCGACAACGTCTCATGCTAGTCAAGAATCTGACATTCTTGTTAATGACAATGTTAGCTATCAACAACAATCAGATAGTAAAGATTATTTTTGCGGGTCTAACAACCATGCCAAGGATGGAGGTGTGAATTCCATTCAAAAGTGTGAGCCAAGCATTGCTGATAGCATGCACCTCAAGGAATCATCACTTAGTCAGTCTACCACATTGAAGGGAACTAATGACAGTGGCTTACTGCAGTATAATGTCGCACAGACTTCGGTATATCACTGGCCCAGTATAGAAAAGATTGAGACATTTGGTGCAAGTCATTTGGATTCTAAATCTGCTTTTGTCATATTCTCTCCCAGTATGCATGTACATGCAGGgaacattttatatatttgggtAGGGAGGTCTTTCAGTTGTGACGCTTCACAGGTTCACTTAGATATTGATAAACAATCAGATGTAGGAGCTGTCGACTGGAATCAAATTGGATGTGATCTCCTTGCTCGGTTTAGTTTGCCAAAGAACTCAGTCATCAAG GTTGTTAAAGAGAATGAGGAACCCTCAGAGTTCCTTGCTTTGCTGAGTTCATTGTAG
- the LOC100777933 gene encoding 60S ribosomal protein L23a encodes MAPAKADNAKKADPKAQALKTAKAVKSGGQVFKKKAKKIRTSVTFHRPRTLKKERNPKYPRISAPPRNKLDHYQILKFPLTTESAMKKIEDNNTLVFIVDLRADKKKIKDAVKKMYDIQAKKVNTLIRPDGTKKAYVRLTPDYDALDVANKIGII; translated from the exons ATGGCTCCTGCTAAGG CGGACAATGCCAAAAAGGCTGATCCCAAAGCTCAGGCTTTGAAGACAGCAAAGGCTGTCAAATCAGGTGGCCAAGTGTTTAAGAAGAAAGCTAAAAAGATCAGGACATCTGTTACATTTCACAGGCCAAGGACattgaagaaagaaaggaacCCTAAGTACCCTCGTATTAGTGCTCCACCCAGAAACAAGTTGGACCATTACCAGATACTTAAATTTCCTCTAACTACTGAGTCTGCAATGAAGAAAATTGAGGATAACAACACACTGGTTTTTATTGTTGACCTCCGTGCTGACAAAAAGAAGATTAAAGATGCTGTGAAGAAGATGTATGACATTCAGGCGAAGAAAGTGAATACTTTAATCAG gccTGATGGAACAAAGAAAGCCTATGTTAGGTTGACTCCAGACTATGATGCCTTGGATGTAGCTAACAAGATTGGTATCATCTAA
- the LOC100777406 gene encoding protein-tyrosine-phosphatase MKP1 isoform X3, with translation MVGNDDAGHLSASRKMFWRSASWSSSRTAAGNASSGETEKGFADSGAADGTHGQNRRFGPPPLTPRSQQNCKARSCLPPLQPLSIARRSLDEWPKAGSDDIGEWPQPPTTPGGRGNGSNGERLKLDLSSIQHNNPDHSRSNNGNGLVKRDKIAFFDKECSKVADHVYLGGDAVARDRDILKHNGITHVLNCVGFVCPEYFKADFVYRTLWLQDSPSEDITSILYDVFDYFEDVREQGGRVFVHCCQGVSRSTSLVIAYLMWREGQSFDDAFQFVKAARGIADPNMGFACQLLQCQKRVHAVPLSPSSLLRMYRIAPHSPYDPLHLVPKMLVDPSLAALDSRGAFIVHIPSAIYVWVGKNCEATMERDARGAVGQIVRYEKVQGPIVMIKEGEEPVYFWDAFSDFLPLMDKSGKSGSRIEDGKLFVLPGKRRVDAYNVDYEVFTKAITGGFVPPFGSSGEHETHLPARESSWSVRRKVSHGNMKEVVSVPHGNMKEVVSVPRLSFPRVYSDSMLCLRTSANAILSPSSSLSSSSSSISSSSSPSFVSPDSITSDSSIHSKFLLEVSPDSSSLSNFSSLSITSNSTSHNFSSLSITSNSTSQPVSHSTDILGVKLSHPLFQSASLPLKKPSTSLAERRGSLSKILMLPLMNDKTQVTDKSTTSHASQESDILVNDNVSYQQQSDSKDYFCGSNNHAKDGGVNSIQKCEPSIADSMHLKESSLSQSTTLKGTNDSGLLQYNVAQTSYACTCREHFIYLGREVFQL, from the exons ATGGTGGGGAACGATGACGCGGGCCACCTCTCCGCCTCCCGGAAGATGTTCTGGCGGTCGGCGTCGTGGTCCTCCTCGCGAACCGCCGCCGGAAACGCCTCTTCCGGCGAGACGGAGAAGGGTTTCGCCGATTCCGGTGCCGCTGACGGTACTCACGGCCAGAACCGGCGGTTTGGTCCGCCGCCGCTGACGCCTCGGTCGCAGCAGAATTGCAAGGCGCGGTCGTGCCTGCCACCGCTGCAGCCGCTCTCCATCGCCCGGCGGAGCCTCGACGAGTGGCCGAAGGCGGGCTCCGACGACATCGGTGAGTGGCCGCAGCCGCCTACCACCCCCGGCGGGAGAGGTAATGGTAGCAATGGTGAAAGGTTGAAACTTGATTTGTCTTCCATTCAGCATAACAACCCTGATCATAGTAGGAGTAACAATGGGAATGGGCTTGTGAAGAGGGATAAGATTGCATTTTTTGATAAAGAGTGTTCAAAAGTTGCTGATCATGTGTACCTTGGTGGTGATGCTGTTGCCAGGGATAGGGACATCTTGAAGCATAATGGGATAACTCATGTCTTGAATTGTGTGGGGTTTGTGTGTCCTGAGTACTTTAAGGCTGATTTTGTTTATAGGACTTTGTGGCTGCAGGATAGTCCATCTGAGGATATTACTAGTATTTTGTATGATGTGTTTGACTATTTTGAGGATGTCAGGGAGCAAGGTGGGAGGGTGTTTGTGCACTGTTGTCAAGGGGTGTCTAGGTCTACCTCCTTGGTCATTGCTTACCTTATGTGGAGGGAAGGGcagagttttgatgatgcttTTCAGTTTGTGAAGGCGGCGAGAGGGATTGCTGATCCAAATATGGGGTTTGCTTGCCAGCTGTTGCAGTGCCAGAAGAGGGTTCATGCTGTCCCTCTTAGCCCTAGCTCTTTGCTGAGGATGTATAGAATTGCTCCCCATTCGCCGTATGATCCTTTGCATCTTGTTCCAAAAATGTTGGTGGATCCTTCATTAGCTGCATTGGACTCCAGAGGTGCGTTTATCGTGCACATTCCTTCAGCAATATATGTTTGGGTGGGTAAGAACTGTGAGGCCACCATGGAGAGGGACGCCAGAGGGGCTGTTGGCCAGATTGTCCGGTATGAGAAGGTACAAGGGCCTATTGTGATGATTAAGGAAGGTGAGGAGCCTGTTTACTTTTGGGATGCTTTTTCAGATTTTCTGCCCTTAATGGACAAATCTGGCAAATCTGGCAGTAGGATAGAAGATGGAAAACTATTTGTTTTGCCTGGTAAGAGGAGAGTAGATGCATACAATGTTGATTacgaagttttcacaaaagcaATCACGGGAGGCTTCGTGCCTCCATTTGGTTCATCTGGTGAACATGAAACCCATTTGCCTGCAAGGGAGAGTAGTTGGAGTGTAAGGCGTAAAGTTTCCCATGGTAACATGAAAGAGGTTGTTTCGGTCCCTCATGGTAACATGAAAGAGGTTGTTTCGGTCCCTCGGCTATCGTTTCCAAGGGTTTATTCGGATTCCATGTTGTGTCTTCGTACATCAGCAAATGCAATTTTGTCTCCATCCTCATCCCTGTCGTCATCTTCATCATCtatatcatcatcatcctcaCCGTCTTTTGTTTCTCCAGATTCCATTACTTCTGATTCTAGCATTCATTCAAAGTTTTTGTTAGAAGTGTCCCCAGACTCTTCATCTCTGTCTAATTTTTCTAGTTTGTCAATCACATCAAATTCTACTTCTCATAATTTTTCTAGTTTGTCCATCACATCAAATTCTACTTCTCAACCAGTGTCTCACAGTACAGATATCCTTGGTGTCAAGTTATCACATCCCTTGTTTCAGTCAGCCTCTTTACCATTGAAGAAACCATCAACTTCCCTTGCTGAACGCAGAGGTAGCTTGTCAAAAATTCTGATGTTGCCGCTAATGAATGATAAGACACAAGTAACAGATAAATCGACAACGTCTCATGCTAGTCAAGAATCTGACATTCTTGTTAATGACAATGTTAGCTATCAACAACAATCAGATAGTAAAGATTATTTTTGCGGGTCTAACAACCATGCCAAGGATGGAGGTGTGAATTCCATTCAAAAGTGTGAGCCAAGCATTGCTGATAGCATGCACCTCAAGGAATCATCACTTAGTCAGTCTACCACATTGAAGGGAACTAATGACAGTGGCTTACTGCAGTATAATGTCGCACAGACTTCG TATGCATGTACATGCAGGgaacattttatatatttgggtAGGGAGGTCTTTCAGTTGTGA
- the LOC100777406 gene encoding protein-tyrosine-phosphatase MKP1 isoform X2 has protein sequence MVGNDDAGHLSASRKMFWRSASWSSSRTAAGNASSGETEKGFADSGAADGTHGQNRRFGPPPLTPRSQQNCKARSCLPPLQPLSIARRSLDEWPKAGSDDIGEWPQPPTTPGGRGNGSNGERLKLDLSSIQHNNPDHSRSNNGNGLVKRDKIAFFDKECSKVADHVYLGGDAVARDRDILKHNGITHVLNCVGFVCPEYFKADFVYRTLWLQDSPSEDITSILYDVFDYFEDVREQGGRVFVHCCQGVSRSTSLVIAYLMWREGQSFDDAFQFVKAARGIADPNMGFACQLLQCQKRVHAVPLSPSSLLRMYRIAPHSPYDPLHLVPKMLVDPSLAALDSRGAFIVHIPSAIYVWVGKNCEATMERDARGAVGQIVRYEKVQGPIVMIKEGEEPVYFWDAFSDFLPLMDKSGKSGSRIEDGKLFVLPGKRRVDAYNVDYEVFTKAITGGFVPPFGSSGEHETHLPARESSWSVRRKVSHGNMKEVVSVPRLSFPRVYSDSMLCLRTSANAILSPSSSLSSSSSSISSSSSPSFVSPDSITSDSSIHSKFLLEVSPDSSSLSNFSSLSITSNSTSHNFSSLSITSNSTSQPVSHSTDILGVKLSHPLFQSASLPLKKPSTSLAERRGSLSKILMLPLMNDKTQVTDKSTTSHASQESDILVNDNVSYQQQSDSKDYFCGSNNHAKDGGVNSIQKCEPSIADSMHLKESSLSQSTTLKGTNDSGLLQYNVAQTSVYHWPSIEKIETFGASHLDSKSAFVIFSPSMHVHAGNILYIWVGRSFSCDASQVHLDIDKQSDVGAVDWNQIGCDLLARFSLPKNSVIKVVKENEEPSEFLALLSSL, from the exons ATGGTGGGGAACGATGACGCGGGCCACCTCTCCGCCTCCCGGAAGATGTTCTGGCGGTCGGCGTCGTGGTCCTCCTCGCGAACCGCCGCCGGAAACGCCTCTTCCGGCGAGACGGAGAAGGGTTTCGCCGATTCCGGTGCCGCTGACGGTACTCACGGCCAGAACCGGCGGTTTGGTCCGCCGCCGCTGACGCCTCGGTCGCAGCAGAATTGCAAGGCGCGGTCGTGCCTGCCACCGCTGCAGCCGCTCTCCATCGCCCGGCGGAGCCTCGACGAGTGGCCGAAGGCGGGCTCCGACGACATCGGTGAGTGGCCGCAGCCGCCTACCACCCCCGGCGGGAGAGGTAATGGTAGCAATGGTGAAAGGTTGAAACTTGATTTGTCTTCCATTCAGCATAACAACCCTGATCATAGTAGGAGTAACAATGGGAATGGGCTTGTGAAGAGGGATAAGATTGCATTTTTTGATAAAGAGTGTTCAAAAGTTGCTGATCATGTGTACCTTGGTGGTGATGCTGTTGCCAGGGATAGGGACATCTTGAAGCATAATGGGATAACTCATGTCTTGAATTGTGTGGGGTTTGTGTGTCCTGAGTACTTTAAGGCTGATTTTGTTTATAGGACTTTGTGGCTGCAGGATAGTCCATCTGAGGATATTACTAGTATTTTGTATGATGTGTTTGACTATTTTGAGGATGTCAGGGAGCAAGGTGGGAGGGTGTTTGTGCACTGTTGTCAAGGGGTGTCTAGGTCTACCTCCTTGGTCATTGCTTACCTTATGTGGAGGGAAGGGcagagttttgatgatgcttTTCAGTTTGTGAAGGCGGCGAGAGGGATTGCTGATCCAAATATGGGGTTTGCTTGCCAGCTGTTGCAGTGCCAGAAGAGGGTTCATGCTGTCCCTCTTAGCCCTAGCTCTTTGCTGAGGATGTATAGAATTGCTCCCCATTCGCCGTATGATCCTTTGCATCTTGTTCCAAAAATGTTGGTGGATCCTTCATTAGCTGCATTGGACTCCAGAGGTGCGTTTATCGTGCACATTCCTTCAGCAATATATGTTTGGGTGGGTAAGAACTGTGAGGCCACCATGGAGAGGGACGCCAGAGGGGCTGTTGGCCAGATTGTCCGGTATGAGAAGGTACAAGGGCCTATTGTGATGATTAAGGAAGGTGAGGAGCCTGTTTACTTTTGGGATGCTTTTTCAGATTTTCTGCCCTTAATGGACAAATCTGGCAAATCTGGCAGTAGGATAGAAGATGGAAAACTATTTGTTTTGCCTGGTAAGAGGAGAGTAGATGCATACAATGTTGATTacgaagttttcacaaaagcaATCACGGGAGGCTTCGTGCCTCCATTTGGTTCATCTGGTGAACATGAAACCCATTTGCCTGCAAGGGAGAGTAGTTGGAGTGTAAGGCGTAAAGTTTCCCATGGTAACATGAAAGAG GTTGTTTCGGTCCCTCGGCTATCGTTTCCAAGGGTTTATTCGGATTCCATGTTGTGTCTTCGTACATCAGCAAATGCAATTTTGTCTCCATCCTCATCCCTGTCGTCATCTTCATCATCtatatcatcatcatcctcaCCGTCTTTTGTTTCTCCAGATTCCATTACTTCTGATTCTAGCATTCATTCAAAGTTTTTGTTAGAAGTGTCCCCAGACTCTTCATCTCTGTCTAATTTTTCTAGTTTGTCAATCACATCAAATTCTACTTCTCATAATTTTTCTAGTTTGTCCATCACATCAAATTCTACTTCTCAACCAGTGTCTCACAGTACAGATATCCTTGGTGTCAAGTTATCACATCCCTTGTTTCAGTCAGCCTCTTTACCATTGAAGAAACCATCAACTTCCCTTGCTGAACGCAGAGGTAGCTTGTCAAAAATTCTGATGTTGCCGCTAATGAATGATAAGACACAAGTAACAGATAAATCGACAACGTCTCATGCTAGTCAAGAATCTGACATTCTTGTTAATGACAATGTTAGCTATCAACAACAATCAGATAGTAAAGATTATTTTTGCGGGTCTAACAACCATGCCAAGGATGGAGGTGTGAATTCCATTCAAAAGTGTGAGCCAAGCATTGCTGATAGCATGCACCTCAAGGAATCATCACTTAGTCAGTCTACCACATTGAAGGGAACTAATGACAGTGGCTTACTGCAGTATAATGTCGCACAGACTTCGGTATATCACTGGCCCAGTATAGAAAAGATTGAGACATTTGGTGCAAGTCATTTGGATTCTAAATCTGCTTTTGTCATATTCTCTCCCAGTATGCATGTACATGCAGGgaacattttatatatttgggtAGGGAGGTCTTTCAGTTGTGACGCTTCACAGGTTCACTTAGATATTGATAAACAATCAGATGTAGGAGCTGTCGACTGGAATCAAATTGGATGTGATCTCCTTGCTCGGTTTAGTTTGCCAAAGAACTCAGTCATCAAG GTTGTTAAAGAGAATGAGGAACCCTCAGAGTTCCTTGCTTTGCTGAGTTCATTGTAG
- the LOC100305918 gene encoding psbP-like protein 1, chloroplastic, translating to MTSLQNSPTLHRTMLHNSFPQKHATRSSRRDAISFIVKAAQEPSASLASQDRQRRRQVIAFGTTAPLVFLFNQHSNSFAAENKKGFLPVLDKKDGYSFLYPFGWQEVVIEGQDKVFKDVIEPLENVSVNVIPTGKQDITEFGSPQEVAETLIKKVLAPPNQKTKIVEAKEQDVEGKKYYQFEFIAKAPNYTRHALSTVSIGNGKFYTLTTGANERRWDKMKDRLQTVIESFKIFDV from the exons ATGACGTCCCTGCAGAATTCACCAACGCTTCACCGAACTATGCTCCACAACTCTTTCCCTCAG AAGCATGCCACTCGTTCATCTCGAAGAGATGCCATTTCCTTCATTGTCAAAGCTGCCCAAGAACCCTCTGCTTCTTTAGCTTCTCAAG ATAGACAAAGAAGGCGCCAAGTGATTGCCTTTGGAACCACTGCCCCATTAGTTTTTCTGTTCAACCAACACTCGAACTCTT TTGCTGCAGAAAATAAGAAGGGATTTTTGCCTGTTTTGGACAAGAAAGATGGATATTCATTTCTCTACCCTTTCGGGTGGCAG GAAGTAGTAATTGAAGGTCAAGATAAGGTGTTCAAAGATGTCATTGAACCACTGGAGAACGTCAGTGTAAATGTGATACCAACTGGCAAACAGGATATTACAGAATTTGGGTCCCCTCAAGAGGTTGCTGAAACTCTAATAAAAAAGGTTTTGGCACCTCCAAACCAGAAAACCAAGATAGTAGAAGCAAAAGAG CAAGATGTTGAAGGAAAAAAGTACTATCAATTTGAGTTCATTGCTAAGGCTCCAAACTATACTCGTCATGCTCTCAGCACAGTCTCCATTGGCAATG GTAAGTTTTACACCTTAACAACAGGAGCAAACGAGAGAAGATGGGACAAGATGAAAGACAGGCTGCAGACAGTCATAGAATCCTTCAAAATTTTCGATGTTTGA